A genomic segment from Orientia tsutsugamushi str. Boryong encodes:
- the secB gene encoding protein-export chaperone SecB, giving the protein MVATSEPKIAVKAQYVKDLSFENPDPINSLFKITEKPKIDTKLDINITKLSEDNHFEVELSTNVSATCNDKKIFHIEVVYAGIFQLTNISEEDKKFILSVRCPEIIFPYVRQIISESTQKGGFLPLMIDYIDFAEIISNTQTTNNPQKSIKPEFDVSNKQ; this is encoded by the coding sequence ATGGTAGCAACATCAGAACCTAAAATAGCTGTAAAAGCACAATATGTTAAGGACTTATCATTTGAAAATCCTGATCCAATAAACTCATTATTTAAAATAACTGAAAAACCTAAAATTGATACTAAGTTAGATATAAATATTACTAAATTATCAGAAGACAATCATTTTGAAGTAGAATTAAGTACTAACGTTAGTGCCACATGTAATGATAAAAAAATATTTCATATCGAAGTTGTATATGCTGGAATATTTCAGCTAACTAATATATCAGAGGAAGATAAAAAGTTTATATTATCAGTACGCTGCCCAGAAATAATTTTCCCTTATGTACGACAAATTATTTCTGAATCAACTCAGAAAGGCGGATTTTTACCTTTAATGATTGATTATATAGACTTTGCCGAGATTATATCAAACACACAAACTACTAACAATCCGCAAAAATCAATCAAACCAGAGTTTGATGTAAGTAATAAGCAATAA
- a CDS encoding porin, with protein MRKFIKVYSIKLVNVLYLSSVFFVSHVFADITHKFSGAFSFEAGAPYYHFEPHSDNVSAYRKNVGLYSEGNVSLSVQDELENISYGGKVVLHTTTKAKGAASLNGSRLFIKSKIGLMEFGSQHSIAKVMQISPKACGAMGTWSRYAKLPENYVFAASSSLPIEAFSTNSVGYSGTESVRKISYYTPEYYGLTFGVSYIPDTSNSTGNVGDDTTTKAIVIKLPGYTNRYVQYRLVATDAWVGGINYKHNFQSGSSIKLGAVIEYGNALPMKVYNNPECKSEHKIDDVINVKDILAYSLGVSLSKENIHCGVSYSTWGDSFFSDEIVTKPKSDSWSIGIAYVEVPIGVSLEWSYNTYGDRNSRHAITFGSDYQLAEGLSAYFDLSYFIAKGSKVLLDTDPKKTQIASYDDQVKPFSGICGILGIKIKF; from the coding sequence ATGAGAAAGTTTATTAAAGTATATAGTATAAAATTAGTTAATGTATTGTACTTGAGTAGTGTGTTTTTTGTTAGCCATGTTTTTGCAGATATTACTCACAAGTTTAGTGGTGCATTTAGTTTTGAAGCTGGAGCTCCCTATTATCATTTTGAGCCGCATAGTGATAATGTTTCGGCCTATAGAAAAAATGTAGGATTATATTCAGAAGGGAATGTAAGTCTTAGTGTACAAGATGAGTTAGAGAATATAAGTTACGGTGGTAAAGTAGTATTGCATACTACTACAAAAGCTAAAGGAGCTGCATCTTTAAATGGATCTAGGCTTTTTATAAAATCTAAAATTGGGTTAATGGAGTTTGGATCTCAGCATAGCATAGCTAAAGTGATGCAAATTAGCCCTAAGGCATGTGGAGCAATGGGAACATGGTCTAGATATGCAAAACTTCCAGAAAATTATGTGTTTGCAGCTAGCAGTAGTTTGCCTATAGAAGCGTTCTCAACTAATTCTGTTGGATATTCAGGAACTGAGTCTGTAAGGAAGATATCATATTATACTCCTGAATATTATGGATTAACATTTGGCGTTTCATATATTCCAGATACTAGTAATAGTACTGGCAATGTTGGAGATGATACTACTACTAAAGCTATAGTTATAAAGTTACCAGGGTATACCAATAGATATGTTCAATACAGATTGGTAGCAACTGATGCTTGGGTAGGTGGAATAAATTATAAACATAACTTTCAAAGTGGTTCTAGTATTAAGCTAGGTGCAGTTATAGAATATGGTAATGCTCTTCCAATGAAGGTATACAATAATCCAGAATGTAAGAGTGAACATAAAATTGATGATGTTATTAATGTTAAAGATATACTAGCTTATAGTCTTGGAGTTAGCTTAAGCAAAGAGAATATTCATTGTGGAGTATCTTATAGTACATGGGGAGATAGTTTTTTCAGTGATGAGATTGTAACAAAACCTAAGAGTGATTCTTGGAGTATAGGCATTGCTTATGTAGAAGTTCCGATAGGTGTTAGTCTTGAATGGTCTTATAACACTTATGGAGATCGTAATAGTAGGCACGCTATAACTTTTGGTAGCGATTATCAATTAGCTGAAGGGTTGTCTGCATACTTTGATCTTAGTTATTTTATAGCTAAGGGGAGCAAGGTATTATTAGATACTGATCCTAAAAAGACGCAGATAGCAAGTTATGATGATCAAGTCAAACCTTTTAGTGGAATATGCGGTATTCTTGGTATTAAAATTAAATTTTAA
- a CDS encoding IS5 family transposase (programmed frameshift), with amino-acid sequence MKLDQIKELKDEKFRRLTVVRKGTFSKMVDILRKADGVKKSKGGRKNKLNLEEQLLMALEYLREYRTYFHIGQNYGISESSAYKAVKWVEDTLVKHPNFALPGRKALMNSDMNYEVVLIDATESPIERPKKKQKFYYSGKKKRHTLKTQIVVDKKTHQVICTDFSNGKKHNFRLFKESKILIHPKIKAITDTGYQGIQKIHNNSALPKKKSKKNPLTKNDKKNNRRLAGKRVVNENVIAMLKRFKIIADKYRNRRKRFGLRFNLISCIYNFELP; translated from the exons ATGAAATTAGATCAGATTAAAGAGTTAAAGGATGAAAAATTTCGTCGATTAACAGTAGTAAGGAAGGGAACATTCTCAAAGATGGTGGATATTTTGAGGAAAGCTGATGGTGTTAAGAAATCAAAAGGAGGGCGTAAAAATAAGCTCAATTTGGAGGAACAGTTATTGATGGCCTTAGAATACCTTAGAGAATACCGTACTTATTTTCATATAGGTCAGAACTATGGGATTAGTGAAAGTTCAGCATATAAGGCTGTAAAATGGGTAGAAGACACCTTAGTTAAACACCCAAACTTTGCTCTTCCAGGTCGTAAAGCTCTAATGAATAGCGATATGAATTATGAAGTAGTCTTGATTGATGCTACTGAGAGTCCAATAGAAAGACCCA AAAAAAAACAAAAATTCTATTATTCAGGAAAGAAGAAAAGGCATACACTAAAGACTCAAATAGTGGTAGACAAGAAAACACACCAAGTAATATGTACAGATTTTTCTAACGGTAAAAAACATAACTTTAGATTATTTAAGGAATCCAAAATTCTTATCCATCCTAAGATTAAAGCGATTACTGATACAGGATATCAAGGTATACAAAAAATTCACAATAATTCTGCATTACCAAAGAAAAAAAGCAAGAAAAATCCTTTAACTAAAAATGATAAAAAGAATAATCGTAGGTTAGCAGGAAAAAGAGTTGTCAATGAAAACGTTATTGCTATGCTAAAACGGTTCAAAATTATTGCTGACAAATATCGAAATAGACGTAAAAGATTCGGTCTTAGATTTAATTTGATCTCTTGCATTTATAATTTTGAACTACCTTAA
- the frr gene encoding ribosome recycling factor, with amino-acid sequence MNHEELINSLTKKMNGALQVLDADLKGLRVGQASAYFLDPVQVEAYNSRVPILQVATISVSDTKTILVQVWDKSLVKAVKKAIMEANLGVSIISDDNQIIRLQLPIPSEERRKELVKIAHKYQEKSKIIVRNIRRDGIELIKQMEQNTECSKDEAHIYSKEIQELTDKYCDKIDKIIKLKEQDIINL; translated from the coding sequence ATGAATCATGAAGAACTAATTAATTCATTAACAAAAAAAATGAACGGCGCACTACAAGTACTTGATGCAGATCTTAAAGGATTAAGAGTTGGACAAGCATCTGCATATTTTTTAGATCCAGTACAAGTTGAAGCATATAATAGCAGAGTTCCAATATTACAAGTTGCAACAATTTCAGTATCAGATACAAAAACTATCCTTGTTCAAGTATGGGACAAAAGTCTTGTTAAAGCTGTTAAAAAAGCAATTATGGAAGCAAATTTAGGAGTTTCTATTATTTCAGATGACAATCAAATAATCAGATTACAGCTTCCTATTCCAAGTGAGGAACGTAGAAAAGAATTAGTTAAAATAGCGCATAAATATCAAGAAAAAAGCAAAATCATTGTTCGAAATATTAGACGTGATGGCATAGAGCTCATTAAGCAAATGGAACAAAACACTGAATGCTCAAAAGATGAAGCACACATATACAGCAAAGAAATACAAGAATTAACAGATAAATATTGTGATAAAATTGATAAAATAATTAAACTTAAAGAACAAGATATTATTAATTTATAA
- the nuoG gene encoding NADH-quinone oxidoreductase subunit NuoG, which yields MVNLIINNKKVKIKDEITIIQACELLNIEVPRFCYHERLAIAGNCRMCLVEIESSPKLVASCAMLISDGMVIHTNSPRVEKARKSVMEFLLINHPLDCPVCDQGGECDLQDQAFKYGSQVSRFNENKRIVKDKYMGPLIATHMTRCIHCTRCIRFAQDIAGLPEIGAIGRGENMEVQTYLEKSMKSELSGNVIDLCPVGALNSKPYACTARSWELTYTESVDVFDAMGSNIKINSRGLEVMRILPSYCDEINEEWISDKTRFSYDGLKYQRLDRPYIKKNGRLQEASWNDAVEYIADKMRKTPGDKMAAIAGTMVDCESMFALKLLMQNFGCNNFDTNQFNYKLDISSRGNYLFNTSIAGVDFSDLCLLVGVDMNFSAPVLGARLTRLQRWKKLKILNIGPENYEHRFNVINIGNSPSLLVDILSGNHKIINEINSAKNPMIIIGDLAYARDDGLKVLELCQNIAYKYNFIRQNWNGYNILHNHASTVGAIDLGFFADSNSKNVTKILNGCEQGEISLVYLLGADELDTSKLSNAFVIYQGHHGDIGANCADVVLPGAAYTEKNAIYVNFEGRAQYARQAVAKVGSAKDDWLIIKNISDKVKSKFYFKDLYDLRSQAAKVAKSLRNIGNIQKSSVKKIKSDIILNTEEVFALKKRNFYITDVITRVSPVMAECTKVQKG from the coding sequence ATGGTTAACCTGATAATTAATAATAAAAAAGTTAAAATTAAAGACGAAATAACAATTATTCAAGCTTGTGAGTTATTGAATATCGAAGTGCCAAGATTTTGCTATCACGAACGTTTGGCTATAGCTGGTAATTGTAGAATGTGCTTAGTTGAAATTGAAAGTTCTCCTAAGTTAGTAGCTTCATGTGCGATGCTTATATCAGATGGTATGGTAATTCATACAAATTCTCCAAGAGTTGAAAAAGCTCGAAAAAGTGTTATGGAATTTTTATTAATTAATCATCCACTAGATTGTCCAGTTTGTGATCAAGGTGGAGAATGCGATTTACAGGATCAAGCATTTAAATATGGTAGTCAAGTTAGCCGCTTTAATGAAAATAAACGCATAGTTAAAGATAAATATATGGGTCCATTAATTGCAACTCATATGACACGGTGTATTCACTGTACTAGATGTATTAGATTTGCTCAAGATATAGCTGGGCTACCAGAAATAGGAGCTATTGGCAGAGGAGAAAATATGGAAGTACAGACTTATTTAGAGAAAAGTATGAAATCTGAATTGTCTGGTAATGTAATTGATCTTTGCCCAGTTGGGGCATTGAATTCTAAGCCTTATGCTTGTACAGCAAGGTCATGGGAATTAACATATACTGAATCAGTTGATGTATTTGATGCTATGGGATCGAATATTAAGATAAATTCTCGTGGTTTAGAGGTAATGCGAATTTTGCCATCTTATTGTGATGAAATTAATGAAGAATGGATATCTGATAAAACTAGGTTTTCTTATGATGGGCTAAAATATCAGCGTCTTGATAGGCCATATATAAAAAAAAATGGCAGATTGCAAGAAGCAAGCTGGAATGATGCTGTAGAATATATAGCTGACAAGATGAGAAAAACTCCTGGAGACAAAATGGCTGCTATTGCTGGTACTATGGTAGATTGTGAATCAATGTTTGCTCTGAAATTATTGATGCAAAATTTTGGCTGTAATAATTTTGATACCAATCAATTTAATTATAAATTGGACATTAGCTCTAGGGGCAATTATTTATTTAATACCTCGATTGCTGGAGTTGATTTTTCGGATTTATGTTTGTTGGTTGGTGTTGATATGAATTTTTCTGCTCCAGTTCTTGGAGCGAGGTTAACAAGATTACAACGTTGGAAGAAACTAAAAATATTAAATATTGGCCCAGAAAATTATGAGCACAGATTTAATGTGATTAACATAGGGAATAGCCCTAGTTTATTAGTTGATATTTTAAGTGGTAACCACAAAATTATAAATGAAATTAATAGCGCTAAAAATCCGATGATAATTATTGGTGACTTAGCTTATGCTCGTGATGATGGTTTAAAAGTTCTTGAATTATGTCAAAATATTGCTTACAAGTATAATTTTATTCGACAAAATTGGAATGGGTATAATATTTTACATAATCATGCTTCGACTGTTGGAGCTATTGATTTGGGATTTTTTGCAGATAGTAATAGTAAAAATGTAACTAAAATTTTAAATGGCTGCGAACAAGGAGAAATATCATTAGTTTATTTGTTAGGGGCTGATGAGCTTGATACAAGTAAGCTAAGTAATGCTTTTGTTATTTATCAAGGACATCATGGTGATATAGGCGCTAACTGTGCTGATGTAGTATTGCCTGGAGCAGCATATACTGAAAAAAATGCTATTTATGTTAATTTTGAGGGTAGGGCGCAATATGCTAGACAAGCAGTTGCTAAAGTAGGTTCAGCTAAAGATGATTGGTTAATTATCAAAAATATATCGGATAAAGTAAAATCTAAATTTTACTTTAAGGATCTATATGATTTAAGAAGTCAAGCTGCTAAAGTTGCTAAATCATTAAGAAATATTGGTAATATACAAAAAAGCAGCGTAAAAAAGATTAAAAGTGATATCATATTAAATACGGAAGAAGTATTTGCTTTAAAGAAACGCAATTTTTATATTACTGATGTAATTACTAGAGTATCACCAGTTATGGCAGAATGTACAAAAGTACAAAAAGGATAA
- a CDS encoding NAD-glutamate dehydrogenase domain-containing protein, whose product MNNQDLDLTHSPTFSCDSTELQTEVVNAIKSEAKYSNDKLLVKFIKSFYSYIPIDYIENYNANFFKDTALSAYEFFLKKPINKNYLVTISQSTQSREFPPFIEFKIINIDAAFIIDSIKSLLDRIGLEPFFFIHPIVIAQRSKDGKLVDVHPALQNRKSNHITNSNIESLIVCKIHGTFDKKLLDNIKNQLTTILEQINKTSADWQPILHEIEKIIISLSCSSDQEEKSIIDFLHWLKSDNFTFLSCINYNISNKKSKLIAGHKAFFHEQDVENIVHLACNQHNDKKLILIGKINKPSTVHKSSFINYVLIKQQDQIGNLNSAMVFLGLYSASTRQQSVQNIPILRDKLKDILSFSKFSSSSYNAKRFNAIFESLPREMLFEVSSENLYCACLKVLSAMHNNALRLCLFPNCLNNIIDIIVFLPSARLTPNVHANITGRLIKAFNTKILSSELNTVPPNFCSIYISMSVDNNILANLNIKELESDLENLSAQWIESFKASLIKSYGLFEGLKLFKDNACIFPKNYIQNFNSTEAVSDLQYVIKAQKSGKKAFNFIVHSQHMYSLKIYNPGSKLQLSQIFPLIENLNFNILDEQTFKISTENGRPLISQLALDSNKQEPIAIGNSLNVQQDLNALYSMNSNQSDTWIYNFNLSPKIELTTLNLELMKKNVEAILEKITTEVLEYDVLYKLTTLINIDVYQVRLLQALVHYLQQIKFAYSKDYVKSLLIKHYQFTNTLLKLFDYRFNPNTVIKHDIDNIEQEFLKHLNLIGSSAEDKVLRTMLALVKAISRTNYYHLTKNGKRKNYLSFKIKSQLVPDLPLPIPYAEIFVFSNEFEGIHLRGGKVARGGIRWSDRGEDYRTEVLGLMKAQMTKNTIIVPVGSKGGFFVKVSPENTTNVSSYQKLAVECYKNFLRGLLDITDNTVTEKILSPENTVIQNEDYDDPYLVVAADKGTASFSDHANKISQEYDFWLRDAFASGGSDGYDHKKMGITAKGAWISVQHHFRHLGINVQNDAITVVGIGDMSGDVFGNGMLRSDAIKLVGAFNHMHIFVDPNPDPKQSYQERLRLFQLPHSKWSDYDPKVLSKGGGVFLRSAKIIKLSSEAQKLFNLSKNEVKPEELIKALLKAKVDLIWNGGIGTYIKASDESMFDIGDKSNDALRCNAKDISAKVIAEGGNLGISQRGRIEYARQGGRINTDFIDNSAGVECSDHEVNIKIALNNAMTKNKLTLKERNKILEQMSPMVEKLVLVDNHKQNQAITITEKSKLFTMEMFTNTIKTLEQAGLLDRTVEFLPSDNEIAQRLLSKEKMTRPELAILLSYSKMHTYAELIKTDLASEPFLSKYLLNYFPELMQKRFYDEISTHPLRKEIILTVLSNKVINQISGPILNMIQNDTKATLDNIVKAYVITNEIFSIDELWQNIDDLGTHINNEVQVIIFSEINKLIRRGISWFIQNTAELDITKTINIYKKPTVALAKKISSLSSSITAKAKDKFDYYISHNIPQKLATHLSNIEYLISVLDIILVSVNSNSDYNKVAKAYFAVGEALSLYWLRKCCDQLISDHYWNRLAIRSLKEDLYNKQRRLLSCIITTKQQLTFDRWWQKNKANAVAYLDLINEIAMHKTTVDLHMIVLANKKCETFLNKVS is encoded by the coding sequence ATGAATAATCAAGATTTAGATTTAACGCATTCTCCAACCTTTAGCTGTGATAGTACAGAATTACAAACTGAAGTTGTTAACGCAATCAAAAGCGAAGCTAAATATTCTAACGATAAGTTATTAGTTAAATTTATTAAAAGTTTCTATTCATATATTCCAATTGACTATATAGAAAATTATAATGCTAACTTTTTTAAAGATACTGCATTAAGTGCATATGAGTTTTTTCTGAAAAAACCTATAAATAAAAATTATCTAGTTACAATCTCTCAATCTACTCAATCAAGAGAATTTCCTCCTTTTATTGAATTTAAAATTATCAATATAGATGCAGCTTTTATTATTGATTCAATTAAATCTTTGTTAGATAGAATAGGTCTAGAGCCATTTTTCTTTATTCATCCTATAGTTATTGCTCAAAGAAGCAAAGATGGTAAATTAGTCGATGTCCATCCTGCTTTACAGAACAGAAAATCTAATCATATAACAAATAGTAATATTGAATCTTTAATAGTGTGTAAAATACACGGTACTTTTGATAAAAAATTGCTCGATAATATCAAAAACCAGCTTACTACAATCTTAGAACAAATTAATAAAACCTCTGCAGACTGGCAACCTATTTTGCATGAAATAGAAAAGATTATTATATCGCTATCTTGCTCTTCTGATCAGGAAGAAAAATCCATTATAGATTTTCTTCATTGGCTAAAATCTGATAATTTTACTTTTCTAAGTTGTATTAATTACAATATATCAAATAAAAAAAGTAAGCTTATTGCTGGACATAAAGCATTTTTTCATGAACAAGATGTAGAAAATATTGTTCATCTTGCTTGTAATCAGCATAACGATAAAAAGCTAATACTAATTGGCAAAATTAATAAGCCATCCACTGTTCATAAAAGCAGCTTCATTAATTATGTTCTTATAAAGCAACAAGACCAGATCGGAAATTTAAACTCAGCTATGGTCTTCTTAGGTCTTTACAGTGCTTCAACTAGACAGCAATCTGTACAAAATATTCCTATATTACGGGATAAGCTAAAAGATATACTTAGTTTTTCAAAGTTTAGTAGTAGCAGCTATAATGCTAAAAGATTTAATGCAATATTTGAATCTTTACCTAGAGAAATGCTATTTGAGGTTAGCTCAGAGAATCTTTATTGTGCATGCTTAAAAGTATTATCAGCAATGCATAACAATGCGTTAAGGCTTTGCCTTTTTCCAAATTGTCTTAATAATATTATTGATATCATAGTGTTTTTACCAAGCGCAAGGTTAACTCCTAACGTGCATGCAAATATTACTGGTCGCCTAATAAAAGCATTTAATACTAAAATTTTAAGCAGTGAATTAAATACAGTCCCACCAAATTTCTGTAGTATCTATATTAGCATGTCAGTCGATAATAATATACTTGCTAATTTGAATATTAAAGAGCTTGAAAGTGATCTTGAAAATTTATCAGCGCAGTGGATAGAGTCATTTAAGGCATCTTTGATTAAATCTTACGGATTATTTGAAGGATTAAAACTGTTTAAAGATAATGCATGTATATTTCCTAAAAATTATATTCAAAACTTTAATTCAACTGAAGCAGTCAGTGATTTACAATATGTTATTAAAGCTCAAAAAAGTGGTAAAAAAGCCTTCAACTTTATAGTGCATTCGCAACATATGTATAGCTTAAAAATATATAATCCTGGTAGCAAACTTCAACTATCTCAAATTTTTCCTTTAATTGAAAATTTAAATTTTAACATCTTAGACGAGCAAACTTTTAAAATTTCAACTGAGAATGGCAGGCCGCTAATTTCACAACTAGCATTAGATTCTAATAAACAAGAGCCAATAGCAATAGGTAATAGTTTAAACGTTCAGCAGGATTTGAATGCTCTGTATTCAATGAATAGCAATCAGTCTGATACATGGATATATAATTTCAATTTATCTCCCAAAATTGAATTAACTACTCTAAATTTAGAGCTAATGAAAAAGAATGTTGAAGCTATATTAGAAAAGATTACTACCGAAGTATTAGAATATGATGTTCTGTATAAACTAACTACATTAATTAACATCGATGTTTACCAAGTTAGGCTTTTACAAGCATTAGTACACTATCTTCAACAAATCAAATTTGCTTATAGTAAAGACTATGTTAAATCATTACTTATAAAACATTACCAATTTACTAATACACTTTTAAAATTATTTGATTATAGGTTTAATCCTAATACAGTTATAAAGCATGATATCGATAACATTGAGCAGGAATTTCTGAAACATTTAAATCTAATTGGAAGCAGCGCAGAAGATAAGGTACTAAGAACAATGTTGGCTCTAGTTAAGGCTATTTCCAGAACTAATTATTATCATCTTACTAAAAATGGCAAACGCAAAAATTATCTTTCTTTTAAAATTAAGTCACAATTAGTACCAGATTTACCTTTACCAATACCTTACGCTGAGATTTTTGTGTTCTCTAATGAATTTGAAGGTATTCATTTACGAGGAGGAAAAGTAGCAAGAGGAGGAATTAGGTGGTCAGACCGTGGAGAAGATTATAGAACTGAAGTTCTTGGATTAATGAAAGCTCAGATGACAAAAAATACTATCATTGTTCCTGTTGGATCTAAAGGCGGTTTTTTTGTAAAAGTCTCTCCAGAAAATACTACTAATGTATCCTCTTATCAAAAATTAGCTGTAGAATGCTACAAAAATTTTCTTAGAGGATTATTAGATATTACAGATAACACAGTAACAGAGAAAATATTATCTCCTGAAAACACTGTAATTCAAAATGAAGACTATGATGATCCATATTTAGTAGTAGCAGCAGATAAAGGGACTGCTTCTTTTTCTGACCATGCCAATAAAATTTCTCAAGAATATGATTTTTGGTTAAGAGACGCTTTTGCATCAGGAGGTTCTGATGGCTATGACCATAAAAAAATGGGAATTACAGCTAAAGGAGCCTGGATATCAGTACAGCACCATTTTAGACATTTAGGTATTAATGTACAAAATGATGCTATTACTGTTGTTGGTATTGGGGATATGTCTGGGGATGTATTTGGTAATGGGATGCTTAGATCGGACGCAATAAAACTAGTAGGAGCTTTTAATCACATGCATATTTTTGTTGATCCAAATCCAGATCCTAAGCAAAGTTATCAAGAACGGTTAAGATTATTTCAGCTTCCTCATTCGAAATGGTCTGATTATGATCCAAAAGTATTATCTAAAGGTGGTGGAGTATTTTTACGCTCTGCTAAAATCATTAAATTATCTTCAGAAGCTCAGAAGCTATTTAACCTTAGCAAGAATGAAGTTAAACCAGAAGAGTTGATTAAAGCATTACTAAAAGCAAAAGTTGATTTAATCTGGAATGGGGGAATAGGAACTTACATTAAAGCATCAGATGAAAGCATGTTCGATATTGGAGATAAGTCAAATGATGCATTACGCTGTAATGCAAAAGATATATCAGCGAAAGTAATAGCTGAAGGAGGAAATTTAGGAATATCACAACGTGGTCGTATTGAGTATGCAAGACAAGGCGGAAGAATTAATACTGACTTCATTGATAATTCAGCTGGAGTAGAATGTTCTGATCATGAAGTTAATATTAAGATAGCGTTAAATAACGCCATGACTAAAAATAAGCTTACTTTAAAAGAAAGAAATAAAATCTTAGAGCAAATGTCTCCAATGGTGGAAAAATTAGTTCTTGTTGATAATCATAAACAAAATCAAGCCATTACTATTACTGAAAAGTCTAAACTATTCACTATGGAAATGTTTACAAATACGATTAAAACTCTTGAGCAAGCTGGATTGCTAGATCGTACTGTCGAATTTTTACCATCAGATAATGAAATTGCTCAAAGATTACTTTCAAAAGAAAAAATGACAAGACCAGAGTTAGCAATTTTGTTATCCTACAGTAAAATGCATACATACGCAGAATTAATCAAAACTGATTTGGCTAGTGAACCATTTTTAAGTAAGTATTTACTTAACTATTTTCCTGAATTAATGCAAAAAAGATTTTATGATGAAATCTCCACACATCCACTAAGAAAAGAGATTATTTTAACTGTATTAAGTAACAAGGTCATTAATCAGATTAGCGGGCCAATTCTTAATATGATACAGAATGATACAAAAGCTACTCTTGATAATATAGTTAAAGCATATGTAATTACTAATGAAATTTTCTCTATAGATGAGTTATGGCAAAATATTGATGATCTTGGTACTCATATTAATAATGAAGTACAAGTTATAATTTTTAGCGAAATAAATAAACTAATTAGAAGGGGTATAAGTTGGTTTATACAAAATACTGCTGAATTAGATATTACTAAAACTATCAATATCTATAAAAAGCCTACTGTAGCATTGGCTAAGAAAATTTCTTCGTTATCATCTAGTATTACGGCAAAAGCTAAGGATAAATTTGATTATTATATTTCTCACAATATTCCTCAGAAGCTTGCTACTCATTTATCTAATATTGAATATCTAATCTCTGTTTTAGATATTATTTTAGTCTCTGTAAATAGCAACTCAGATTATAATAAAGTTGCTAAAGCCTACTTTGCTGTAGGAGAAGCTTTAAGTTTATATTGGTTAAGAAAATGTTGTGATCAGTTAATTAGCGATCATTATTGGAATAGACTAGCTATACGTTCTCTTAAAGAGGATTTATATAACAAACAACGTAGATTACTATCTTGTATAATTACAACAAAACAACAGTTAACATTTGATCGCTGGTGGCAAAAAAATAAAGCTAATGCTGTAGCTTATCTTGATCTTATCAATGAAATAGCGATGCATAAAACAACAGTAGATTTGCACATGATTGTTTTAGCTAATAAAAAATGCGAAACATTTTTAAATAAAGTTAGCTAG
- the dcd gene encoding dCTP deaminase: MSIMSDNWIKKMAESKNMISPFVDKQVRARNNQQILSYGLSSYGYDARVSNEFKIFTNTKPSIIDPKKFDQDCLITKISDICIIPPNSFALGTTIEYFKMPRDVIAICIGKSTYARCGIIINVTPLEPECEGHITLEFSNTTPLPAKIYAGEGACQFLFFKGDQPCNTSYLDRYGRYTKQIGVTLPTV; this comes from the coding sequence ATGTCTATAATGTCAGACAATTGGATCAAAAAAATGGCTGAATCAAAAAATATGATCTCTCCATTTGTTGACAAGCAAGTTAGAGCACGCAATAATCAGCAAATTCTTTCGTATGGACTATCATCGTACGGTTATGACGCCCGTGTTAGCAATGAGTTTAAAATTTTCACTAACACAAAACCATCAATTATCGATCCTAAAAAATTCGATCAAGATTGCCTAATTACAAAGATAAGCGATATATGCATCATCCCTCCAAATAGCTTTGCTTTAGGTACAACTATAGAGTATTTTAAAATGCCAAGAGATGTAATAGCAATTTGCATAGGAAAGTCAACATATGCACGCTGTGGCATTATTATCAATGTTACTCCTCTTGAACCAGAATGTGAAGGTCATATCACATTAGAATTCTCTAATACTACTCCACTACCAGCTAAAATTTATGCCGGTGAAGGAGCATGTCAATTTTTATTTTTTAAAGGAGATCAACCTTGTAATACTTCGTATCTCGACAGATATGGAAGATATACAAAGCAAATTGGAGTAACACTTCCAACAGTATAA